A window of Hymenobacter aerilatus contains these coding sequences:
- the fdhD gene encoding formate dehydrogenase accessory sulfurtransferase FdhD: MQAFLPPTSYEYATVQKVTAGHGITSATDVLAAEEPLEIRVGYGPTDAREHRTLAITMRTPGHDFELAAGFLLTEGIIRSRQELNGVLYCPDVTKEEERENVVRAELATSVPVDLPRLERHFYTSSSCGVCGKTSIDAVHASSCPVLPTDGPYLAASIIHELPERQRAAQEVFEQTGGLHAAALFSPTGELRLLREDVGRHNALDKAIGAALLAEQLPLHDTVLLVSGRASFELVQKAAVAGIPVLAAVGAPSSLAVQAAHNFGMTLLGFVRQQRYNIYSHPWRIKSEMNL; encoded by the coding sequence GTGCAAGCCTTCCTACCCCCCACCAGCTACGAGTACGCAACCGTGCAGAAGGTAACGGCCGGGCACGGCATCACCTCTGCCACCGACGTGCTGGCCGCCGAAGAGCCCTTGGAAATCAGGGTAGGCTATGGGCCGACGGATGCCCGTGAGCACCGCACGTTGGCCATTACCATGCGCACGCCCGGCCACGACTTCGAGCTGGCTGCGGGTTTCCTGCTCACCGAGGGCATCATCCGGAGCCGGCAGGAACTGAACGGCGTGCTTTACTGCCCCGATGTGACCAAGGAGGAGGAGCGCGAAAACGTGGTGCGCGCCGAGCTGGCTACCTCCGTACCTGTGGATCTGCCGCGCCTGGAGCGCCACTTCTACACCAGCAGCAGCTGCGGGGTGTGCGGCAAAACCAGCATCGACGCAGTGCACGCCAGTAGCTGCCCCGTGCTACCAACGGATGGTCCCTACCTGGCGGCCAGCATCATCCACGAATTGCCCGAGCGGCAGCGGGCGGCGCAGGAAGTATTTGAGCAAACGGGCGGCTTGCACGCAGCGGCGCTGTTTTCGCCCACTGGCGAGTTGCGCCTGCTGCGCGAAGACGTGGGCCGCCACAACGCCCTCGATAAAGCTATTGGGGCAGCCCTACTCGCAGAGCAACTGCCCCTGCACGATACCGTGCTGCTAGTAAGCGGCCGGGCCTCGTTCGAGCTAGTTCAGAAAGCCGCCGTAGCGGGCATCCCAGTGCTGGCTGCCGTGGGCGCCCCCAGCAGCCTGGCCGTGCAAGCGGCCCACAACTTCGGCATGACGCTACTGGGCTTCGTACGCCAGCAGCGATATAATATCTACTCTCACCCGTGGCGGATTAAAAGTGAAATGAACTTATGA
- a CDS encoding WcaI family glycosyltransferase, which produces MNKRILLIGYNYAPEPTGIGKYSGEMMAWFADNGYDCSVVTAYPYYPYWQVQEPYVKNRFWYKTEQETTDKGSRLTVHRCPMYVPAKPTGLKRILLDFSFLLTAGAKVVQLLFGKKFDYVVTVVPSFQFGLLGVLYKKIRGGKMAYHIQDLQIEAARDLQMIKSPKVIDLLFGVERYIFGRCDLITSVGEGMVRKVQEKTDKPVHLFLNWTDTTRFYPLPNKAPLREALGFAANDQLLLYSGAIGEKQGLEAILQAANEFRAQPRLKFIICGSGPYKAKLQALAEQMQLHNLFFLPLQPIETFNQFLNAADVHLIIQKANAGDLVMPSKLTTVLAVGGVAVITSNPGSGMHGLVQEHHMGILIEAENQQALNDGIAAAIAQDTAQYSQNARRYAEQHLSLEGVMRGYEQLLLTS; this is translated from the coding sequence ATGAACAAACGAATTCTCCTGATTGGGTACAACTACGCCCCCGAACCCACTGGCATCGGTAAGTACAGTGGGGAGATGATGGCGTGGTTTGCCGACAATGGCTACGACTGCTCTGTGGTAACGGCCTACCCTTACTATCCCTACTGGCAGGTGCAGGAGCCGTATGTGAAAAACAGATTTTGGTACAAAACTGAGCAAGAGACAACCGACAAAGGCAGCCGCCTTACGGTGCACCGCTGCCCCATGTATGTGCCCGCCAAACCTACTGGCCTTAAGCGCATTTTGCTTGATTTTTCTTTCCTACTGACGGCCGGCGCCAAGGTGGTGCAGCTGCTTTTCGGGAAGAAGTTTGACTACGTGGTGACGGTGGTGCCCTCCTTTCAGTTTGGGCTGCTGGGCGTGCTCTACAAGAAAATTCGGGGGGGCAAGATGGCCTACCACATTCAGGACTTGCAGATCGAGGCCGCCCGCGACCTGCAGATGATCAAGTCGCCGAAGGTGATTGACCTGCTGTTTGGCGTGGAGCGCTACATCTTCGGGCGCTGCGACCTGATTACCAGCGTGGGTGAAGGCATGGTGCGCAAGGTGCAGGAGAAGACCGACAAGCCCGTGCACCTGTTCCTCAACTGGACCGATACCACCCGCTTCTACCCCCTACCCAACAAGGCCCCCCTGCGCGAGGCCCTGGGCTTTGCTGCCAACGACCAGCTGCTGCTCTACTCGGGCGCCATTGGCGAAAAACAAGGTCTGGAAGCCATCTTGCAAGCAGCCAATGAGTTTCGGGCGCAGCCCCGGCTGAAGTTCATCATCTGCGGCTCGGGACCCTACAAGGCGAAGCTACAGGCGCTGGCCGAGCAGATGCAGCTGCACAACCTGTTTTTCCTACCCTTGCAGCCCATCGAAACGTTCAACCAGTTCCTGAACGCCGCCGATGTGCACCTCATCATTCAGAAAGCCAACGCCGGCGACCTAGTGATGCCTTCTAAGCTCACCACGGTGCTGGCCGTGGGAGGCGTGGCCGTCATCACCTCCAACCCCGGCTCAGGCATGCATGGTCTGGTGCAAGAGCATCACATGGGCATTCTGATAGAAGCTGAAAATCAACAAGCCCTGAACGATGGTATTGCCGCGGCTATAGCTCAGGATACCGCCCAGTACAGCCAAAACGCCCGCCGCTACGCCGAGCAGCACTTGTCGCTGGAAGGAGTGATGCGCGGCTACGAGCAACTGTTGCTGACGAGCTAG
- the moaA gene encoding GTP 3',8-cyclase MoaA has translation MSVTPTVLYDSHGRPLEYVRLAVTDRCNLRCFYCMPEEGIQYVPRQELLTYEEMTRLVTLLAGLGVRKVRLTGGEPFVRRGLMGFIEQLTHIHGINDISLTTNGVLTAPHVPELARMGVRAVNLSLDTLDRARFHQITRRDELPQVLDTFYALLAAGIRVKINAVVMDGQNIQDLVPLAELTRDLPVEMRFIEEMPFNGGSHAATLPWNHRRIREHLEQHFGAFTPLPTPVGATASEYSVAGHQGTIGIIAAYSRTFCGTCNRIRLTAEGGLKTCLYDQGVLDIRAMLRGGSSDADIVAALTNAFRYRAANGFEAESQRPLHQLSFESMSTIGG, from the coding sequence ATGTCCGTTACTCCTACTGTTCTCTACGATTCGCACGGCCGGCCGCTGGAGTACGTGCGCCTGGCCGTAACGGACCGCTGCAATCTGCGCTGCTTCTACTGCATGCCCGAAGAAGGCATCCAATACGTGCCCCGCCAGGAGCTGCTGACCTATGAGGAAATGACGCGCCTGGTAACGCTGCTGGCCGGCTTGGGCGTGCGCAAAGTACGCCTCACCGGCGGCGAGCCATTTGTGCGGCGCGGCTTGATGGGCTTCATCGAGCAGCTCACGCACATCCACGGTATCAACGATATCAGCCTGACCACCAACGGCGTGCTTACGGCACCGCACGTGCCGGAGTTGGCCCGTATGGGCGTGCGCGCCGTCAACCTAAGCCTGGACACGCTGGACCGTGCGCGCTTCCACCAAATTACGCGCCGCGACGAGCTGCCGCAGGTATTGGATACGTTCTACGCGCTGCTGGCCGCGGGTATTCGCGTGAAAATCAACGCGGTGGTGATGGACGGGCAGAACATTCAGGACCTGGTGCCACTGGCCGAGCTGACCCGCGACCTACCCGTGGAAATGCGCTTCATTGAGGAAATGCCGTTCAATGGCGGCAGCCACGCCGCTACCCTTCCCTGGAACCACCGCCGCATTCGGGAGCATCTGGAGCAGCATTTTGGCGCGTTCACGCCGCTGCCTACGCCCGTGGGCGCCACGGCCAGCGAATATAGCGTGGCCGGCCATCAGGGTACTATTGGCATCATTGCGGCTTACTCGCGCACATTCTGCGGCACTTGCAACCGCATCCGCCTCACGGCCGAAGGCGGTCTCAAAACCTGCCTCTACGACCAAGGCGTGCTCGACATCCGGGCTATGCTGCGCGGCGGCTCTTCCGATGCTGACATCGTAGCGGCCCTCACCAACGCCTTCCGCTACCGCGCCGCCAACGGCTTCGAGGCCGAAAGCCAGCGCCCCCTGCACCAGCTCAGCTTCGAGTCGATGTCGACCATTGGGGGGTAG
- the moaD gene encoding molybdopterin converting factor subunit 1, protein MKLTIALFGITREIVGRPTLELTTPDGKSVQNLLAELRQQYPALGKLSSLAVAVNNDYATDDTALHERDEIALIPPVSGG, encoded by the coding sequence ATGAAATTAACCATTGCCCTCTTCGGCATCACCCGCGAGATTGTGGGCCGGCCTACCCTGGAGCTGACCACGCCTGACGGCAAATCGGTGCAAAATTTACTTGCGGAGCTGCGCCAGCAGTACCCCGCGCTGGGCAAGCTCAGCAGCCTGGCCGTGGCCGTGAATAACGACTACGCCACCGACGACACCGCCCTGCACGAGCGCGACGAAATTGCTTTGATTCCACCCGTGAGCGGCGGGTAA
- a CDS encoding molybdenum cofactor biosynthesis protein MoaE — translation MHIDLTDQPIDITNALQLAEDDGAGAVNSFIGTVRNQSTGRRVVRLDYEAYDSMALHQLRKVAEQAQEKWPMLRQVVVIHRKGTLYIGDVAVIVAVSTPHRAESFAACQYIIDTLKQVVPIWKKEFYEDGTTWVAAHP, via the coding sequence ATGCACATCGACCTCACCGACCAGCCCATTGACATCACTAACGCTCTGCAACTGGCCGAGGACGACGGTGCCGGGGCGGTCAACTCCTTTATTGGCACGGTGCGCAACCAGAGCACCGGCCGCCGCGTGGTGCGCCTCGATTACGAAGCCTACGACAGCATGGCCCTGCACCAGCTGCGCAAAGTAGCCGAGCAGGCCCAGGAAAAATGGCCCATGTTGCGCCAGGTGGTCGTCATCCACCGCAAAGGCACTCTGTACATCGGCGACGTGGCCGTGATTGTAGCCGTGTCTACCCCCCACCGTGCCGAGTCGTTTGCTGCCTGCCAGTACATCATCGACACGTTGAAGCAGGTGGTACCCATCTGGAAGAAAGAATTTTACGAAGATGGCACCACGTGGGTAGCAGCCCACCCGTAG
- a CDS encoding S41 family peptidase, with protein sequence MKLPYLALALHLGCATTSLAQTTAPASTYDFEYANGRLPATWYTNDGKGYRVTLDSAVRHQGKYALRMQDSQAKEGQFGVATLRIPAQYAGKSVTLKGFIKTEGVSEQGSAAIWLREDGPNGSVAFKNTQDQRTRGTSDWKQFSITLPLDEQAEYILFGGILAGTGTAWFDDLELTIDGKPLPAVATRTAAIKPAAQDTAFLSGSGITFPDKLTQQQVENLAVLGRVWGFVKYYHPAVAAGNFNMDVELFRVLPSVLVAPNEKTRSQLLSAWVTKFGAVPACKSCKELPADKVRLQPDLAWLTDEKQLGKELRTQLAYLRQNRNQGAHYYINTAPNVGNPVFQHETAYERVETPDAGLRLLALYRFWNMVDYFFPYRYAIGEDWQQVLPEFIPKLTSSSTAEQYRLTLQALIARIHDSHAGIQNDKVLNEYKGNLYAPVRLRFVENQAVVTDYYNAALGKESGLQLGDVVVKIDGVPVPELIKKWQPIAPASNESAQLRDIAKLLLRGHTEKVPIVVRRDGKEFPVTITRYEGAKLNLKMDWGTPDTEASAWRLLPGNIGYLALGTIKKSKLPEIMRAAKETKGLIIDIRNYPAEFVVAPLSQYLVRKSTPFAFFSGPDVTYPGRFPIAQPEYVRSGIGQFYPGKVVVLVNEISQSQAEYTTMALRTAPNATVIGSTTAGADGNVSTIILPGGISTWITGLGVYYPDGRETQRVGIVPDIEVKPTIQGIKEGRDELLERAVQLIETAG encoded by the coding sequence ATGAAGCTACCCTACCTCGCGCTGGCATTGCACTTAGGCTGCGCTACCACTTCTCTGGCGCAAACAACGGCGCCAGCCTCCACCTATGACTTCGAGTATGCCAACGGGCGGTTGCCTGCTACGTGGTACACCAACGACGGTAAAGGCTACCGCGTCACGCTCGACTCGGCGGTGCGCCACCAAGGCAAGTATGCGCTGCGGATGCAGGATAGCCAAGCCAAGGAAGGTCAGTTCGGCGTGGCTACGTTGCGCATCCCGGCGCAATACGCGGGTAAATCGGTTACGCTGAAGGGCTTTATCAAAACGGAGGGCGTGTCGGAGCAGGGCTCTGCGGCAATTTGGCTGCGGGAAGATGGCCCAAACGGCTCCGTGGCTTTCAAAAACACCCAGGACCAGCGCACGCGGGGCACTTCTGACTGGAAGCAGTTCAGCATCACGCTGCCCTTGGACGAACAAGCCGAATATATCCTGTTCGGTGGTATCCTGGCGGGTACCGGCACCGCGTGGTTTGATGACCTGGAGCTGACCATTGATGGTAAACCCCTACCGGCTGTTGCCACACGAACTGCGGCTATCAAGCCCGCGGCGCAAGACACTGCGTTTCTGAGTGGTTCCGGCATCACGTTTCCCGACAAGCTCACGCAACAGCAGGTAGAAAATCTGGCAGTACTGGGCCGGGTGTGGGGCTTTGTGAAGTATTACCACCCGGCCGTGGCGGCCGGCAACTTCAACATGGATGTCGAGCTGTTTCGGGTGCTACCTTCCGTATTGGTGGCGCCCAACGAGAAAACCCGTAGCCAGTTGCTGAGTGCTTGGGTAACCAAGTTTGGTGCAGTGCCCGCGTGCAAATCGTGCAAGGAGCTGCCCGCCGATAAGGTGCGCCTGCAACCCGATCTGGCGTGGCTAACGGATGAAAAGCAGCTCGGCAAGGAGTTGCGTACCCAACTCGCCTACCTGCGCCAAAACCGCAACCAGGGCGCGCACTACTACATAAATACGGCTCCGAACGTAGGCAATCCGGTATTTCAGCACGAAACAGCATATGAGCGCGTCGAAACCCCCGATGCCGGGCTGCGCCTGCTGGCACTCTACCGCTTCTGGAACATGGTTGACTATTTCTTTCCCTACCGCTATGCCATTGGGGAAGACTGGCAACAAGTGCTGCCGGAGTTCATACCCAAGCTGACCAGCAGCAGCACGGCCGAGCAATATCGCCTCACCTTACAGGCACTCATTGCCCGCATCCACGATTCGCATGCTGGTATCCAAAATGATAAGGTGTTGAACGAGTACAAAGGCAACTTATATGCGCCGGTTCGTCTTCGCTTCGTGGAAAACCAAGCTGTGGTGACTGACTACTACAATGCTGCCCTTGGAAAGGAATCAGGTCTGCAACTGGGCGACGTGGTGGTGAAAATCGACGGCGTGCCGGTGCCAGAACTAATAAAAAAGTGGCAACCTATTGCCCCAGCTTCCAACGAGTCGGCCCAACTGCGCGACATTGCTAAATTACTGCTGCGCGGGCATACCGAAAAGGTGCCTATAGTTGTGCGCCGCGACGGCAAGGAATTTCCGGTGACCATCACCCGCTACGAGGGCGCAAAGCTCAATTTGAAGATGGACTGGGGCACGCCGGACACAGAGGCCTCGGCTTGGCGCCTGCTGCCGGGCAACATTGGTTACCTCGCGCTGGGTACCATAAAGAAAAGTAAGCTGCCGGAAATTATGCGGGCTGCTAAGGAAACCAAAGGTCTCATTATCGATATTCGTAATTACCCGGCTGAGTTTGTAGTGGCGCCTTTGTCGCAGTACCTGGTCCGTAAATCCACACCATTTGCGTTTTTCAGTGGGCCAGATGTTACGTATCCGGGGCGTTTTCCTATCGCGCAACCGGAATATGTACGGTCGGGAATAGGCCAGTTCTACCCCGGAAAGGTGGTTGTCTTGGTCAATGAAATCTCGCAGAGTCAGGCCGAGTATACTACTATGGCCCTGCGCACGGCCCCCAATGCCACTGTTATCGGCAGCACTACGGCTGGCGCCGACGGCAACGTGTCCACCATCATCCTGCCTGGCGGCATTTCTACCTGGATTACCGGTCTGGGCGTGTATTACCCCGATGGCCGCGAAACCCAACGCGTTGGCATTGTGCCCGATATCGAGGTGAAACCCACCATCCAAGGTATCAAAGAGGGTAGGGACGAACTGCTGGAAAGAGCCGTGCAGCTGATTGAAACGGCTGGGTAG
- a CDS encoding NTP transferase domain-containing protein, with protein MPTNTASDKGLPAPHAKHAALARPATGEFNRQELAILGAPCGVIKDLVARLLPHLSPTLHAAYVDADHATGDEAAPADTLLTVGASAELTDKIHFRRLDAQRGLDKFAQQHWLGAQSLVFVNGNHFRAQQQIAIISTKKPLEKKLDRLTDVQLLLLSEGETELPPYLQAHLGERQPTILALDDTVAIADWVQQWWQASAPPLRGLVLAGGHSQRMQTDKGQLRYHGQEQRQYAAGLLAEVCQDVFVSCRADQANTLPTGLTPLPDQFLDLGPMGGILTAFRHDPNAAWLVVACDLPFLSTETLRHLVSHRHAGRVATAYQSPHNEWPEPLITIWEPRSYAVLLQFLALGYSCPRKALINSEIQLLMPPAPQDLRNINTPQEREAAERELG; from the coding sequence ATGCCGACTAACACTGCGTCTGACAAGGGCCTACCCGCCCCGCACGCCAAGCACGCCGCCCTGGCCCGCCCCGCCACCGGCGAGTTCAACCGCCAGGAGCTGGCCATTCTGGGCGCGCCCTGTGGTGTGATTAAAGATTTGGTAGCGCGCCTGTTGCCCCACCTGTCGCCTACCCTGCACGCCGCCTACGTGGATGCCGACCACGCCACCGGCGACGAAGCTGCCCCCGCCGACACGCTGCTAACAGTAGGCGCCAGCGCCGAGCTAACCGACAAAATTCACTTCCGCCGCCTCGACGCGCAGCGCGGTCTGGACAAGTTTGCGCAGCAGCACTGGCTGGGTGCCCAAAGCTTGGTGTTTGTCAACGGCAACCATTTCCGCGCACAGCAGCAGATTGCCATCATCAGCACGAAAAAGCCGCTGGAAAAGAAGCTCGACCGCCTCACCGATGTGCAGCTACTCTTGCTGAGCGAAGGCGAAACAGAACTGCCCCCCTACCTACAAGCGCACCTGGGCGAGCGGCAGCCCACTATTCTGGCCCTCGACGACACCGTTGCCATTGCCGATTGGGTGCAGCAGTGGTGGCAGGCCAGTGCGCCGCCCCTGCGCGGCTTGGTGCTGGCCGGCGGCCACAGTCAGCGCATGCAAACCGATAAAGGCCAGCTGCGCTACCACGGCCAGGAGCAGCGCCAGTATGCCGCTGGCCTGCTGGCTGAGGTGTGCCAGGACGTGTTCGTGTCGTGCCGCGCCGACCAGGCCAACACTCTACCCACCGGCCTCACGCCCCTACCCGATCAGTTCCTGGACCTCGGCCCTATGGGCGGCATCCTCACCGCCTTCCGCCACGACCCCAATGCCGCCTGGCTGGTAGTGGCCTGCGACCTGCCTTTTCTCTCCACTGAAACCCTGCGCCACCTAGTATCGCACCGCCACGCCGGCCGCGTGGCCACGGCCTACCAAAGTCCGCACAACGAGTGGCCCGAGCCGCTCATCACCATTTGGGAGCCGCGCAGCTACGCTGTGCTGTTGCAGTTTTTGGCGCTGGGTTACTCTTGCCCACGCAAGGCGCTCATCAACAGCGAAATTCAGCTCCTAATGCCTCCTGCCCCGCAGGATTTGCGCAACATCAATACTCCCCAAGAACGCGAAGCCGCCGAGCGCGAGCTAGGGTAG
- the moaC gene encoding cyclic pyranopterin monophosphate synthase MoaC produces the protein MSDSSKLTHLNAAGQPAMVDVGGKTATRRVARARSIVVVGSEILKLVQDGDLPTRKGPVFQTAILAGIMGAKRTSELIPLCHPLGLDDCQVRIEVQQPDAVIIECTASVTGKTGVEMEALTGASVAALTIYDMCKALSHNIIIQETRLLEKTGGKQDFHHAD, from the coding sequence ATGTCCGATTCATCTAAACTTACCCACCTCAACGCAGCTGGTCAGCCGGCTATGGTTGATGTGGGTGGCAAAACCGCTACCCGCCGCGTGGCCCGTGCCCGCAGCATCGTGGTGGTAGGCTCCGAAATCCTGAAACTGGTGCAGGATGGCGACCTGCCTACCCGCAAAGGTCCCGTATTTCAAACGGCTATTCTGGCCGGCATCATGGGAGCCAAGCGCACCTCGGAGTTGATTCCGCTGTGCCACCCGCTGGGCCTCGACGACTGCCAGGTGCGCATAGAGGTGCAGCAGCCCGACGCCGTTATTATTGAGTGCACGGCCTCCGTAACCGGCAAAACCGGCGTGGAGATGGAAGCCTTAACCGGTGCTTCCGTAGCGGCCCTCACTATCTACGACATGTGCAAAGCCTTGTCGCACAACATCATCATTCAGGAAACGCGCCTGCTGGAAAAGACGGGCGGCAAACAGGATTTTCATCATGCCGACTAA
- a CDS encoding molybdopterin molybdotransferase MoeA: protein MTTVEEATRLVLSTVRSLPVERLPLPDALGRILREAVTADRDFPPFNRVAMDGIALSYAAVAQGQTQFEVVGMQFAGQSPTPLTNPATTLEIMTGAMLPPGADTVVRYEDVDIAEHTDGRRVATVRVLPPKAGHNVHVQASDRHQGDVLLPEGTLLGPAEVAVAATVGATHLVVAQRPHVAVVSTGDELVELDQAPLPYQIRRSNSYMLQAAVWQAGGRAERFHFNDDPEALRQGLPPLLHQYDAVLLSGGVSMGKADFLPAALAEAGVEQLFHGVQQRPGKPFWFGQHPQGAVVFALPGNPVSTFVNYCRYAAPWLRAVQQPTLPQLEATYAVLAADFTFNPPVTHFLLVSLHSTSDGRLLATPERAHGSGDLASLLPSSGFLELPAAQSVFPAGTVLPVWRFR from the coding sequence ATGACGACTGTTGAAGAAGCTACTCGCCTGGTCCTGTCCACTGTTCGCTCACTGCCAGTGGAGCGGCTGCCTCTTCCCGATGCACTCGGTCGGATACTACGGGAGGCCGTAACCGCTGACCGCGACTTTCCGCCCTTCAACCGGGTGGCAATGGACGGCATTGCGCTCAGCTACGCGGCCGTTGCGCAGGGCCAAACGCAGTTTGAGGTAGTGGGGATGCAGTTTGCCGGTCAGTCCCCTACCCCTCTCACCAACCCCGCTACCACCCTCGAAATCATGACCGGGGCCATGCTGCCGCCCGGCGCCGATACGGTGGTGCGCTACGAGGACGTAGACATAGCCGAGCACACCGACGGCCGCCGTGTGGCTACTGTGCGCGTGCTGCCACCCAAAGCCGGACACAACGTGCACGTCCAGGCGTCCGACCGACACCAGGGCGACGTGCTGCTGCCTGAGGGCACGCTGCTGGGACCAGCCGAGGTGGCCGTGGCCGCCACGGTAGGCGCTACCCATCTAGTGGTGGCGCAACGCCCGCACGTGGCCGTGGTCAGTACTGGCGACGAGCTGGTGGAGCTGGACCAGGCACCCCTACCCTACCAGATCAGGCGCTCCAACTCCTATATGCTGCAAGCGGCCGTATGGCAGGCCGGCGGCCGGGCCGAGCGGTTTCACTTCAATGATGACCCCGAAGCCTTGCGCCAGGGCCTGCCGCCACTGCTGCACCAGTACGACGCGGTGCTGCTAAGCGGCGGCGTATCAATGGGCAAAGCTGATTTTCTACCCGCGGCGCTGGCCGAGGCAGGCGTAGAGCAGCTGTTTCACGGCGTGCAGCAGCGGCCGGGCAAGCCGTTTTGGTTTGGGCAGCACCCACAAGGGGCGGTGGTGTTTGCATTGCCCGGCAACCCGGTTTCTACATTCGTGAACTATTGCCGCTACGCCGCGCCGTGGCTACGGGCTGTGCAGCAGCCTACCCTACCTCAGCTAGAGGCTACCTATGCTGTGCTGGCCGCTGATTTCACGTTCAACCCGCCTGTTACGCATTTTCTGCTCGTGAGTCTGCATAGCACCTCCGATGGCCGGCTACTGGCCACGCCCGAGCGCGCCCACGGCTCCGGCGACTTAGCCAGCCTGCTCCCCAGCAGCGGCTTTTTAGAGCTGCCAGCCGCGCAGAGTGTCTTTCCAGCCGGTACGGTGCTGCCGGTGTGGCGCTTTCGGTAG
- a CDS encoding SOS response-associated peptidase produces MCGRYTTLTPAAGLAKRFGATLTEPNEPNYNAAPSQRLPIITNAAPDKIQLVQWGLIPGWVQDLKKAVKPINARAETLVDKPSFRQLLQRRRCLVLADSFYEWQQTPQGKVPHRILLQDEQPFAFAGLWDEWLDRQTGEVLPTFTIITTEPNELMARLHTRMPVVLPGPEAEQAWLADTLSPADHQQLLVPYPTDGMKEYTVTTRVNSPAHNDAEVLEAA; encoded by the coding sequence ATGTGTGGCCGCTATACTACCCTCACGCCCGCCGCAGGTCTGGCTAAGCGCTTTGGCGCTACCCTCACAGAGCCCAACGAGCCGAATTATAACGCGGCTCCCTCACAGCGCCTGCCCATCATCACCAACGCTGCGCCCGACAAGATTCAGCTGGTGCAGTGGGGGCTGATACCAGGCTGGGTGCAGGACCTGAAAAAGGCGGTGAAGCCCATCAACGCCCGGGCCGAGACCCTGGTCGACAAGCCGTCGTTTCGGCAGTTGCTCCAGCGGCGGCGCTGCCTGGTGCTGGCCGATTCGTTTTATGAGTGGCAGCAGACGCCCCAGGGCAAGGTGCCGCACCGCATTCTTTTGCAAGACGAGCAGCCGTTTGCCTTTGCCGGCCTCTGGGACGAGTGGCTGGACCGCCAAACCGGGGAGGTGCTGCCTACCTTCACCATCATCACCACCGAGCCCAATGAGCTGATGGCCCGCCTGCACACGCGCATGCCCGTGGTGCTACCTGGCCCGGAAGCCGAGCAGGCCTGGCTGGCCGATACCCTCAGCCCCGCTGACCATCAGCAGTTACTGGTGCCCTACCCCACCGATGGCATGAAAGAGTACACAGTGACAACCCGCGTGAATTCGCCCGCGCACAACGACGCCGAGGTGCTGGAAGCAGCCTAG